A window of Lysobacter sp. TY2-98 genomic DNA:
TAGCGCGGATCGATCGCGACGATCACTTGTCCAACCTTCGCCTGCGAGTCGCTGGTGACGCGGCTGACGACGCCGCGTTCGTCGACGCCAGTACCCGTCCAGGCGACCGTGATGCCGAGCGCCGCCGCAGCCCGCTCCACGAACTCACGCACGGAGTGCTGCACCCCGCTGGCGATCACATAGTCCTCGGGCTGGGGCTGCTGCAGCATGAGCCACTGCATTTCGACGTAGTCCCGCGCGTGGCCCCAGTCGCGTCGCGCGTCGAGGTTGCCCAGATAGAGCTGATCCTGCTGGCCGAGATGAATCCGCGCGAGCGCGCGCGTGATCTTGCGTGTCACGAAAGTCTCGCCACGAATGGGCGATTCATGGTTGAACAAGATGCCGTTGCACGCATAGATGCCATACGCTTCGCGGTAGTTCACCGTGATCCAGTAGGCGTAGAGCTTGGCGACACCGTAGGGCGAGCGCGGGTAGAACGGCGTTGTTTCCGTTTGGGGTGTTTCAGCCACCTTGCCGTAAAGCTCGGACGTGGATGCTTGGTAAAACCTCGTCTTCGACTCGAGCCCCAGGATGCGAATCGCCTCTAGTAGGCGCAGAGCTCCCACACCGTCTGCGTTCGCGGTGTATTCGGGCGTCTCGAACGAAACCTGGACGTGGCTCTGGGCCCCGAGGTTGTAAACCTCGTCCGGCTGCACGTTCTGCAGAATGCGGATGAGATTGGTTGCGTCCGTGAGGTCGCCATAGTGCAGGACGAGGCGCCGGTCGGCGTCGTGGGGGTCCTGGTAAAGGTGATCGATGCGCTCGGTGTTGAACGACGACGCACGCCGCTTTAGCCCGTGGACCTCGTAGCCCTTTGCAAGTAGCAACTCCGCCAGGTAGGCACCGTCCTGGCCGGTGATGCCGGTAATCAAGGCTCGTTTCATATGCGCGCCTAGTAGGAGAGCGCGAGCGTAGCGCGAAGCTGACCGGCGCGCAGCTTGTTTTAGTGACGCCCCGCCCGCCCTAGTGCCCGTCAACAGGAACTGAGCGCGGCCGTTGCGGCACCCGCCGCTGCGCAGATTCCGGGATTTTCGGAGCACGCACGCGCCGCGTAGCGAATACGCTGCCGTGGTTTTGCAGACACCATGGTCGTTCGGCCCTTCCGCGCCTCAATCACCCAGGTAGGCCAAGCTCGCCGCACGCGCCGCCGCCGATCATAGCCATCGCCTTACCGACCGCACCTGTTGACTGCGACAGGAGGCAGCGCGATAGCTAACAAGAGGGCGATGATCGCGACGACGATCATCAACTCGATAAGGGTGAATCCGCGTTGGCGCATGAGCGTGGCCACGCCGAGATTGAGCGTCTTCCAGCAAGATCCGCTCCATCCATAACATGCGCCGCCGCTCGTCGGTGCCCTCCCGATCATCATTGAGCGAAGGCGCCGCTTGCTCCCTTCTGCAATCAAGTCGTCGTATTCGTGACTATTACCTGCACCGCAACTGCGTAGTGCCCTTGCACCGTGTTGGGCTCGTGTGCACTGCGCCCGCGGGCAAGCTCGACACACAGTCGACAGACTCGGCGGCGCTCATGCGGAGCCGGTTCGCCTGCCGCGCTCGAAGCCGCCGGCAGCCTTGTCCGCAGCCCATTGCTAGCGCTGCTTTCCCGTACGCGGTATCTGCCGCAAGCGGGCGACCCAGTCAGCGCTTCCCGCCTCGGTCAGCTCGCGGAACATTCTTTCGGTGTCCGCGTCTCCTTCAGGCGACAGTTCGACCGAAAGCTTCAGGTAGCGCAACGCGTCTGCTGGACTCTGACCGTTGTTATAGATGTATGCGCCGAACCGCCGGTAATCGTTCGCCCCAAAGGATCCGCGCGGAGCGATGGCGTTGATGAGAGCCGTCATGCCCTTGCTGTCTAGCGGAATGCCGTTGTCGGCGTCGTTGAGCATGGTGCTAAGCATGAATTGGACCTGCAGCGTGACCGGCTGCCTTTGCGCGCTCCGCACAAGGTTGTCCCAGTCGCGCGAGGTCACATCCCCTCGCCGCGTCTTGTAAATAACCACGTTCGAGTAGCCGGCGGGCGTACCGGTGCGCCGCGAGGCTGCTTCATTGGCATCGATAGCTTGCTGGTAAAGCGGGCTGCGCGGATCGCCGCGGGAAGCCTCGTAGTACGCGCCGGCAAGCGCGAGCCCAGCGCGTGGCGAGTCAGGTCGAATGGACACCGAATAGCGCGCGAAGCGGATCGGGTCGCCCCACTCGTAAGCACGCAGGATCGTGCAGCCTGTCGTGACGCACAGGGCTAGAGCCGCAAGAGCCCAATCGAGCCGCCGAGATTTGGCGTGCTGCCATCC
This region includes:
- the gmd gene encoding GDP-mannose 4,6-dehydratase; this encodes MKRALITGITGQDGAYLAELLLAKGYEVHGLKRRASSFNTERIDHLYQDPHDADRRLVLHYGDLTDATNLIRILQNVQPDEVYNLGAQSHVQVSFETPEYTANADGVGALRLLEAIRILGLESKTRFYQASTSELYGKVAETPQTETTPFYPRSPYGVAKLYAYWITVNYREAYGIYACNGILFNHESPIRGETFVTRKITRALARIHLGQQDQLYLGNLDARRDWGHARDYVEMQWLMLQQPQPEDYVIASGVQHSVREFVERAAAALGITVAWTGTGVDERGVVSRVTSDSQAKVGQVIVAIDPRYYRPTEVDTLLGDATKARIQLGWQPRIGFEALVNEMVAADLQLAQRDALVTGAGFRANMPQE